The following coding sequences are from one Novosphingobium sp. KACC 22771 window:
- a CDS encoding aldehyde dehydrogenase (NADP(+)): MSSATSGAYLIGAARRTGASSFTGIEAATGKALEGEFSVTTADDIAQACALAAAAFDTYRETAPGARAAFLDAIAAALESRAEAIVARAMLESGLPQGRLNGELGRTTGQLRLFAKVLREGDWAGAIIEPALPERQPLPRPDLRARQIAVGPVAVFGASNFPLAFSVAGGDTASALAAGCPVVVKAHPAHPGTSLLAGEAIAEAVAACGLPEGVFSLIQGPGNDIGTALVANPHIKAVGFTGSRGGGLALMAVAAARPEPIPVYAEMSSINPVLLFPAALAARAEDLGRAYVGSLSLFAGQFCTNPGVVVALDGPDLDRFLGAASEALAAVAPQVMLTGGIAAAYARGIETLSGAEGVSVLAAGPDGNAQCGAARLLAVDAAHLLANPALTHEVFGPSSLVIRCKDAQQIVDVLEGLEGQLTATLHIDEADYPLAAPLLPILERKVGRILANGWPTGVEVSRSMVHGGPFPATSDPRTTSVGAMAIHRFLRPVCYQALPDALLPDALKAANPLGLPRRQFD; encoded by the coding sequence ATGTCCTCTGCCACTTCGGGTGCCTATCTGATCGGCGCCGCGCGCCGCACCGGCGCCAGCAGCTTTACCGGAATCGAGGCCGCCACCGGCAAGGCGCTGGAGGGCGAGTTTTCGGTCACCACCGCCGATGACATCGCGCAGGCCTGTGCGCTGGCCGCCGCCGCCTTTGACACCTATCGCGAAACCGCGCCCGGGGCCCGCGCCGCCTTTCTCGACGCCATCGCCGCCGCGCTCGAATCGCGCGCCGAGGCCATCGTGGCGCGCGCCATGCTGGAAAGCGGCCTGCCGCAGGGCCGCCTGAATGGCGAATTGGGCCGCACCACCGGCCAGTTGCGCCTGTTTGCCAAGGTCCTGCGCGAAGGCGATTGGGCGGGCGCGATCATCGAACCCGCGCTGCCCGAGCGTCAGCCCCTGCCCCGCCCCGACCTGCGCGCGCGCCAGATTGCGGTTGGCCCGGTCGCGGTGTTCGGCGCGTCAAACTTCCCGCTGGCCTTCTCGGTGGCGGGCGGCGATACGGCTTCGGCGCTGGCCGCCGGTTGCCCGGTGGTGGTCAAGGCCCATCCGGCCCACCCCGGCACCTCGCTGCTGGCGGGCGAAGCGATTGCCGAGGCGGTCGCCGCCTGCGGCCTGCCCGAGGGCGTGTTCAGCCTGATCCAGGGGCCGGGCAATGACATCGGCACCGCCCTTGTCGCCAATCCGCATATCAAGGCGGTGGGCTTTACCGGCTCGCGCGGGGGCGGTCTGGCGTTGATGGCGGTGGCCGCGGCCCGGCCTGAACCGATCCCGGTCTATGCCGAAATGTCCTCGATCAATCCCGTCCTGCTCTTCCCCGCCGCGCTGGCCGCGCGCGCCGAGGATCTGGGCCGCGCCTATGTCGGCTCGCTCAGCCTGTTTGCGGGCCAGTTCTGCACCAACCCCGGCGTGGTCGTGGCGCTCGATGGCCCCGATCTCGACCGCTTCCTTGGCGCAGCCTCCGAAGCATTGGCGGCGGTTGCGCCGCAGGTGATGCTGACGGGCGGGATCGCGGCGGCCTATGCGCGCGGCATCGAAACGCTGAGCGGGGCCGAGGGCGTTTCCGTGCTGGCCGCCGGGCCAGATGGGAATGCGCAATGCGGCGCGGCGCGGCTGCTGGCGGTCGATGCGGCCCATCTGCTGGCCAACCCGGCGCTGACCCATGAAGTGTTTGGCCCCTCCTCGCTGGTCATCCGCTGCAAGGATGCGCAGCAGATCGTCGATGTGCTTGAAGGTCTGGAAGGGCAGTTGACCGCCACGCTCCATATCGACGAGGCCGACTATCCGCTGGCCGCCCCGCTGCTGCCCATTCTGGAGCGCAAGGTAGGCCGCATCCTCGCCAATGGCTGGCCCACGGGCGTCGAGGTGTCGCGCTCCATGGTCCATGGCGGCCCGTTCCCGGCCACCTCCGATCCGCGCACGACCTCGGTGGGGGCCATGGCGATCCATCGCTTCCTGCGCCCGGTCTGCTATCAGGCGCTTCCCGATGCGCTGCTGCCTGATGCACTCAAGGCCGCCAATCCGCTGGGCCTCCCCCGCCGCCAGTTCGACTGA
- the trxC gene encoding thioredoxin TrxC, with the protein MTSEPTTSEIVICPHCGGANRVGRERLADGPQCGKCHKALFTGHPLPVNAAAFAAHVGRGTLPVLVDFWAPWCGPCRAMAPAYEQAAAALEPFIRVVKVDTEAEQALGAQYAIRSIPTLMLLHGGREIRRQAGAMDARRIVEWARG; encoded by the coding sequence ATGACAAGCGAGCCCACAACAAGCGAAATCGTCATCTGTCCGCATTGCGGCGGCGCCAACCGGGTCGGGCGCGAAAGGCTGGCCGATGGGCCGCAATGCGGCAAATGCCACAAGGCGCTGTTCACCGGCCATCCTTTGCCGGTGAACGCCGCCGCCTTTGCTGCCCATGTCGGGCGCGGCACGCTGCCGGTGCTGGTCGATTTCTGGGCGCCGTGGTGCGGGCCGTGCCGGGCCATGGCGCCCGCCTATGAACAGGCCGCCGCCGCGCTTGAACCCTTTATCCGCGTGGTCAAGGTCGATACCGAGGCCGAGCAGGCCTTGGGCGCGCAATATGCGATCCGCTCGATCCCCACGCTGATGCTCCTCCACGGCGGGCGCGAGATCCGGCGGCAGGCGGGCGCAATGGATGCGCGCCGCATCGTGGAATGGGCGCGCGGATGA